A region of the Scylla paramamosain isolate STU-SP2022 chromosome 24, ASM3559412v1, whole genome shotgun sequence genome:
AGTGATAAAGTGAAGCGTTCGAAGCGTTTCGTCTCGGGTGTCAGGAGCTTAATTTTGGAGTTCGTTACGACTGCTTTTCTCTCCCCGACGAGatcaaagggaagggagaggttaaggaaagaaggggaggaatggaggaaagacgCAGATGGAGGGAAGTTAAGgatagaggaaagggaagggatgtaggaaagatgaagatggagggaggaagaggagggatggataaaaggaaaggaggaaggaaggaaggaatagtggaaggaaggaagaaattaagttgGTGcttagggaaacgaaagaaaagagataggaagaatgaaaatgaatgaagatagagatatgaagggaggaaggaaggaacgaaatgaaagatagatatgaaaataaagacgaaagaaaaaaaaaaggagggaagaaacgaagaaaacgaaggagaaatGTGAGGAAGGAtcaaatcatcaccaccacagtacTCTACAACATTAGCCAGACACCACACACCCCTGTTATGATGTCCTGTGTCCAGCTAGGGTGTGTTAAGGTGTCCTCTTCACCCTTCTATGGGCTGCCCTGTGTAGTCTTGTAAGGCTGTGGgacgggggaggaggaagaggaggagaaggaggaggaggaggaaggtgaggagagagtCTGAGTTCTGTTAAAAGTTTAGTGTGTTGGACATGATGGGAaaactggtgagagagagagagagagagagagagagagagagagagagagagagagagagagagagagagagagaaatttgctGTATGTATATTCACGTACCATAcacttatctattttatttacatatatatatatatatatatatatatatatatatatatatatatatatatatatatatatatatatatatatatatatattttttttttttatttacactcctctctcttcttcctgcatGCTGCCAAACCTCCCCACCCATGGCACCCACtttcccacccccaccacctccactaccctCCACCGTTCTCCGCCACTCCCCATTCCCCACCGTTCCAGCCTTGTCATCAGCCCACCACTACCCACTCCCAATACCACGCTCCCTCTCCACCAGCGTCCCCTCCCCACCACAGTCCCATACTCCCCTACTACTATCACCCCCCTTCCCACTGTCCTTCTGCTAtcacccccacctccccaccATCTTCCCCACCTTAGCACCACACCAAGCACCGTCACAGATTCATGGCAGCCTCGCGTCACCAGGACTTGCTAATCTCGCGAACTAAACTCAACCATTAGGTGTCTCGGTACCGGGGCGAGAGTAAACACCAGTAACTCACCACtttaacacaccaccaccacctccaccactccgcttatcacaccaccaccaccaccattgccgcCACAGccgtcgcctcctcctccattctcgcCCTTGTCATATTTACGAGCGAGATTACAGATACGCTTTGTGGCTTAATTTACGGCGCCGCGGACAAGGAGGTCTACATGTGGAAGGCGCGAAAAGAGTgcagggctggtggtggtggtggtggtggtgataggggaGGGATGAGGTAGTGCGGGACGGGGCTGGTTGTGGTTGTGGGGGGAGTAGGGGAGTAGAGGTGGGTATGTGACATGGTTGGGGTGGTGAGGATGAATGGCGCTGGTGGTGGGACGGGGGGGGTGGCGGttagaggtagtggtggtggctgtggtaaGGATATGATGTGGTTGTGTGGTGGAGATGAACGGAAGGGGCTTTcgttgtggtggttgttgtggtggggGTGTTACGTGTTTGTGGTGCGTtggggatgaatgagtgaacgaTACTGTCAGTGGGGATGGTGGAGGTAGAGGGGAAAATGGTGATAATGGGGATGAAGAACAAAGTATAGCAGTGTGGTGGGATGGTGGGGAAACTGGGGCAGGGCTGGGTAGTGGgcgggaggtgggggaggggaagacaTAGGTAGGGAGCAGGAAGCAGaggcggtggtcatggtggcggtcctggcggtggtggtggtggtgtcaattTTATAGTCAAATCATAAACCTTTACCTCAGTGACTTGCAGGGTCTCCTCGTCAGTGCCACACCCACCGCGTTAGTCACAAGCCAGTCACCTCCTCACTAGCTTCGTGACGCGCCAACCCAGAAGAAAACATGGATATCAGGCCTTCATTCCTGCACGTGTGGATACCGTACCGCCTCGCCTCATTCAGGCCGTGGAAGGGAACACACAATCCCACACGCAAACCACAAACCCgaatattagcaaaaaaatgaatgaaaactgTATAAAAAGCATCCCGTGGTTAACTAAATTAGTAGCTTATGTAAGGAAAGTCAAGGAAATTATCTATAAACATAAGGATTTTGCATTTGATAATTGACTCTTTTTTACTTTAGAGAGTGAGATTAAGCGTTCATTGGTTCGTTTCAATGGTTCGAATACTTAATCAGCCTTCCCCGCTGAATTCAAGTGTGTGCACCAGCCTTGCCGCTGTGTATgttatttccttctcctgtaCCCCCAttcatatacttttctttcaataaacTGTTAACCTGTTAGCCTGCTCGCCTCTTTTCCTTCAAATACTCAAGATTTCACGCtcgatttcaatgttcaccagcaTCTCATCCCTCCCAGTCCACCTATCATCTCTTACATTCTTTTAACACTCATTTCAACCTTTATCCACTCATCTCTCTTGCTTctaccacctctcccttccccagctTGTTGCCGATAAGACTTGGCACTTCAAAGACTCAGCAGTACTGGGGTGAGGTACTGCCCACCGAGCTGAGGGGAACGTGTGCATGAAATATTGTTATTGCTCGAGACTGTGGTTTTCCTCTTATCTGTCCGTGTGGTGTTcaggccctctctctctctctctctgtgtgtgtgtgtgtgtgtgtgtgtgtgtgtgtgtgtgtgtttgaccgCTCATGTGCTTTCTAATCCACCTGTGTTATGTGTGAATGCGTGAGTGCGTCCACGTGCGCCGGTGTCAGGTGACAGCCGCGCCTCCCAGTATTCCCTGCCTCGCTGTCTGGCCGCTATCAAGTCACCGTCACTAATTCTGCGCGCCACGCCGAGGGAGGCGATAGAGAGGCAAAAAGTGTAGTGTTGGGggtgtgatggggtgatggaggTGCAAGTAATGAGAGACtggggtgtggtgaggtgatggAAATGCAAATAATAGGGAATTGGGGTGtggtggggtgatgggggtgcaAATAATGGGAGATTGGGGTATGATGGATGATGGAGGTTATGGAAAGTGGCAGGGGGTGCAAGTATtggggtgtgggggtgtggtggggggatgggggaacATGAAGAGACTGGTGTCCGTGGGTGGTGACCTGTGATGACCGcggggacaccaccaccaccaccaccaccaccaccgccaccgccacgctGAGGCGTCGCAGATCTCTCGGGGCGGCGGTGTGTTGGGGCGGCGACGACAGGGACGCGGACCAGAcacctcgacacacacacacacacacacacacacacacacacacacacacacacagcttctatctcctttttttctctcctatttttccattccctcctttttcctttctgtattttccagtttcttttttcttctcatcttttcggctccttcccttttctttttcattctttcaacCCCCCCATCTATCTCCTTCTCTAACTATTTTCTCTCGCCCTCTTTCCCTAattccctcatcctctttctccttctccttccttatctcccctctatttccttctccgTTCCTAACTACCTCTTCCCGTCTATCTCCTTTCctaactccttctcctctatctcctccctttctcctgtatctaccttccccttctcctgcaCTATCCTGTCTCTTCGACTAATAGTGtacgtagaatagttacccaaacaaccTGGTAAGGACCTCAAGGTTTGTTgatgtttggtcttcctttatattcctttgtattctcaccatctacttcctcctcctccatcttcttcctttcctaaataaatcccttccctttctatttggttttcctttgtattcctttttattcccaCCATCTACTACTTCCATACttcacctcctttccctttcctaaatccattctcttctatttgctccccttcctctcctcgcccGCCTCGTCACGCAACCctcacgcccacacacgccctCTGGGAGCTTTGTGTCCTCGTCACTGACCCGGCGAGGTCACCACCCTTAATCCTTGACCTTGTGTGATCCCGCCTACCAAAACTcagcccctccaccaccaccgccaccaccaccatcaccaccttaaTTTCCACcatcccaccactgccaccaccagtactgccatcactatcaccaccacaaccgccactACTTCAacaaccgtcaccaccaccaccactactatactATCGCCATAATCACTTTAactactaccgccactactactattactactactaatttaaccataactatcatcaccaccattacaagtgggaggaggaggaggagaaggaggaggaaaccaaGAAAGAAGAATTACGTGTCACAATAGTAACTgtctataactctctctctctctctctctctctctctctctctctctctctcattacatacACCtggcagagaggaagaggaggaaggaaggagtgaaggaaggagggaagggagtgaatgagtgagtgagggagggagaggaggaagagggagaggaaagatgtaTACAAACACACGCGTCATGGGAAGGGAgtttgggagggaaggggagagggagggagagagggagggagagagaggaaagggagagggatggagaggaaagaggagaaggagagagggagagaaaggaaggtattTTTGTGAGGAaacttattactactactactactactaccactactactactactactatactactactactactactattactgctactactactactactactactactactactactactactactactgccataataacaacaataatagcaacaacaaccacagcaacaacgataataattgccattactactacaacagcaacaacaataatgacaacaacaacaacaagagcaacaacaacaacaacaacaacaacaacaacaacaataataataataataataataataataataataataataataataacaataataataacaacagcagcagcagcaacatcaacaataatgacaacaacaagaaaaaaaacaacattaatatCAGCAAAAAttcaaataagtaaaaagaaacagCTTTTTAAAATTCATATAAATTTATTCgtaaaaaatattttttcttgGCAACAGTCGACaactttatattttatttttatacagaaaataaaacaaaatagaacTATACTAATATTTCTTGACCTattgtgtacgagtatgtgtgtgtgtgtgtgtgtgtgtgtgcgtgtgtgtgtgtgtgtatgtgtgtgtgtgcgcacttTGCTATGTAACTATTAAGCATTATTTCTATTGGTTTggttactactctctctctctctctctctctctctctctctctctctctctctctctctctctctcacacatataTATCACATAGTCTAAATATTTGTCATTATATCACTCTGTTCTCTTCGTCttatcatctccctttccttccttcatctccctatTCTTTcgtttatctccctttccttccttcatacctttttttccttgcttcatctccctctctaagttcatattttttcttcaactttttcagTTCTTCACCtccgtttccttccctcacctgctattccttccttcacctcacttttccttcGCTCGTCTCCCTATTCATAACTCTCACTTGAGGTATTTTCCAACTCccgttccttccttcacctcccttttgctctcccttatctccttttccttcatctcccctttcttccttcaactcactgtcctcatctcatctccctttccaaaACTCTCACTTCGGATAATCTTCacaacctcttcttcttctccttgtccaccacctcctcctcgtgctcagGTAAGGATGATGCTGCCATCTGCCGCCCTCGGGAAGACCTGCTTGCCTCCCGCTGCCACGCCCCTGCTGTCCTCTGGTACCGGGCCACCTGTCACCCTATATCCCGCAGCGTCAGCCACGTAgtgcatcaccaccaacacgccTTCTGGACTCCGCCAGCTGTAGGGGGCGTGGAGGagtgagggatgagagggaatGGGTGAGAGGTTGATTGGGAAAGATGTGAAGTAAGTGGATTGGGTGAGAGATGGACTAGAGGGGATGATACGtagatggaaagggaaattgATGGATAGGCAGAGGATGAGAGGTGGTAGAGAGGGAAAGTAGGGTGGGGAGATGAAGGTTGAAATGTGTGGACGAGTGAGGAATGAAAAGGTGATGTGGGTGAGGAATGATGGAGGGATGAGAGATGGATGGCGAAGGCTGATAAATGGGCGGAAAGGGCTGGAAAGGGTGAATACACACAGGAATTTGCTAAATATAATCTAAAAAGTTACTCTACACAAGGCCATCTATTTATCTTGAAGTTTTTACAAAGCAAGGAAGACAGGAATTTgcacaaagaacacaaagaagtTTGTTAAGAACAATCTAAAAAGCTCCTACACACGACCATCAGTCTATCCCGTAGTTTTACAAggcaaagaagagaggaatttgCAGAACAGACGCAGTACATTTGCAGAACAGACACAGTATATTGCCAAAAACAATTCAAGAAGGTTATTACAcactatctatcaatctacccCTAAGTTTTAGAAGGCAAAGGCTACACacggctatctatctatctcccacaaggcaggaaagagaaggagtggCACAAGATATCCTGAAAAGTTTGCGCGGAGGAGCAGGTTGCCGCCTCACGCACTCAAGCCTTACAGGGGACCGCGCCGTGCACTCACCTCCCACTCCCCCCCACCACAGCAACCCTTTAAACGTTCCCGCACGAGACACAGAAACAATCCACGTCACGCCCACTGAACTTGATCGTGAAAATAAGCCTGAGTATTACCTGAACTTTGGAACTTAAACTGCCTGCAACATTTTAtcaggggaggggaaaaatactGATACACGaacacacttacacacttacacacttacacacacacacacacacacacacacacacacacacacacacacacacacacactaaccttcAAAATTCCATCACGAACAAACCAAATACACGAGGTGTCGGTCAAAGTGAGgcgaaaaaaacaagagaaaaaatggaggcgTAACACTTTTGTTGGCCACACTCAATTTagttccgtgtgtgtgtatgtgcgtgtgtatgtgtgtgtgacgcgGAAATGCCCTTACTTTACTCTCCTATAACTTTtgtgaaaggtgagagagagagagagagagagagagagagagagagagagagagagagagagagagagagagagagagagagagagagagagacggaagtcAGGACAAAGGgcagtgaaggaaaatgagagaaggaaaggaggaagaatgatggggaggaggaaagtgaggagagagtggaaggcagaggagagaggaaggttggtggataaagaaaaataaaagtgtttACCTATATGATATTCTTTAGAATGGCACGTTttgtttgtcatatttttttttcttgcttatattgtattaatcttttttgttttttgtaataattttgtatcgatcattattaactttgtcccccccaaaaaaaaaaaaaccttcgaTTGAGAAAGGCTAACTAATATGTTGCTGGTACTTGTGATGAATACGTTGTTCAAATGTTTCCAATGTTTCTCACCTGAAGGCGCCGAACACCGCCTCTCCGGGACGCCCGTACTGAAACTGCTCCTGGTCTGGTGTCTCAAAGGCGACCACCACCCCCGTTCGATCGGGCACGTCCCCGCGCCCACTCTGCACGCCGGTACGGTTACTTTGCACGTTACCACGTACATTTTTCACGCCAGCACGCACAGTCTGCGCTCCAGCACGCCCACGTTGCACGCCAGCTCGCTCCTTTTGCACACCAGTGCGCCCACGTTGCACGCCACCACGACTTCTTTCCAAGCCAGCACGCCCACGTTGCACGTCAGCACGTCCCCTTTGCACGCCAGCACGTCCATTCTGCACGCCAGCACGCACACTTTGGACGTCCCCACGCCCACTCTGCACGTCAGTACGTCTCCTTTGTAAGCTAGCACGGCCATTTTTCACTCCAGCACGTACATTTTGCACGTCGTCAGCACGCTCACTTTGTACTTCCTCACGTCCAGTCTGCGCTCCAGCACGCCCACTCTGCACGTCGCCAGTACGCTCATTCTTCACATTTAAACGCCTGCCATACCCGCCAGGCCCACTGGTGATTCTCTCACGCCCTCTTCGCAGTGTCGCCGCTTCACTCGTCGCTGCCAGCGTCAGCGCCATCGCCGCCACCAGCAGGAGGGCGCCCAGTCTctgtgtgggagagggaggtgtgggggtggtgacagtggtggtggatgCATGGTTGGCAGCACACGTGATGGATTCAACATAACAGTTAGGGAGTGGCAGGGTGGCAGGTTGGCTGGTATAGATGgttggggaggagccttctactgTGTTGTCTGTTGGTTAACTGATGGGTTGATTGATAGATGATTGACTGTGATGTCGAAGTAATACATAATACAAACGTACTTGAATATAAAACACATGCATACTTATTTTGATGTATTGATTaacgtgtagtagtagtagtagtagtagtagtagcggagGTCAGTCACCTAAGCCTCCAAAGATAGCAGACGAATtgcaaaacattaaaaaaaaagaaagaaagaaagaaagaaagaaagaaagaaagaagaagaagaagaagaagaagaagaagaagaagaagaagaagaagaagaagaagaagaaaagaagaagaagaagaagaaaagaaaaagaagaagaagaagaagaagaagaagaagaagaaaaagaagaagaagaagaagaagaagaagaagaagaagaagaagaaacagactaCTGGAATtataaaacaagaacataaaaaaaaataaatagaataaaaaaacaactagtagctaaaaaaaaaaaaaaagtgtagtagTTCACTGAGCAATACTTGGAACCATTAACCTCtcgtatatatacacacacacacacacacacacacacacacacacacacacacacacacacacaaacttggcTCAGTAAAACGCAACACACGTCAGTCAATTGGTGTCAGTTATGTAATGACGCAACCAACATTCGCCTCGTGTCGCAAAGAGGAGGCTTGGATCTATTGTGGTAACCGAATGTTCATGCTAatactgatgctactactactactactactactactactactactactactactactactactactgctactactactactactactattactgtcactgttactactactgctgctacaataacaccaaaaagaaagaaagaaagaagaagaagatgaagaagaagaagaagaagaagaagaagaagaagaagaagaagaagaagaagaagaagaagaagaagaagaagaagaagaagaagaagaaacagactaCTGgataaaacaaggaggaggaggaggaggaggaggaggaggaggaggaggaggaggaggaggaggaggaggagaagaagaagaagaagaagacgaagaagaagaagaagaagaacaagaacaagaacaagaacaagaagaagaacaagaagaacaagaaaagaagaagaagaaaagaagaagaagaaaaagaagatgaagaaaaacaacaacaacaacaacaacaacaacaacaacaacaacaaacaacaacaacaacaacaacatcaccatcaccaacagcaacaccaccatgACCATCAGCAACAACACCCCCACCCCGAACTCAACCACCAAAACTTCCTGCAGCCTGCCGCTCATGAACTAGTCTAGATGGGGCAGACAGCAGCAGCCCAGCCCCTGACTCACTGCCCGCACCTGGTCAGCATAGGGCAGTGGTTCCCGAACTGGGGTAGGCGTCTCCTCGGGTGCTAGAAAGTGTTATGAGGGCAGCCTATCATGGTTATGTATAATGCCAAGTCAAAGATCGATGTCAGTATCGAGATTTCTTTCTGGGAACCTTTACGAGATGTGGGTGAGGTGCGGGTGTGGTGTGGGTGAAGACCTTGAGTGCTATTACCTTCTCCTGGTCTTGTGTTTTGAAATAATCTGAgttttaagaacataaggacgtgaaaaaaaaaaaaagttggtgcaagaagtcatcaggcctacatgtggcagtccctttatgaaatatgcctatttaaaaaaaataataatttgtcATTAGTTCCCGCGTCCATAGTAAATTTGATATTAACATGCTGTTTGTTGAAGTAATCAAGGAAATAATCAGGTCACCAAATTCCTTGATTAATTcaacaaaaatcaaatttaCTATGACAGAAACTaatacctgcctatttccacctattatccccatccatacacatatctacctatttccacctgcaCACCATGACataacacaagggaagctgcaagaagccatcaggcctacacgtggcagtacctgTATGAAACATTTCTACCTTTGTCCACCCTCATCCG
Encoded here:
- the LOC135112757 gene encoding uncharacterized protein LOC135112757 produces the protein MLNSSPSQTRCFNLHFCRPVLEQHSQARRSAFHTSQSQPARGATMTTARRRLGALLLVAAMALTLAATSEAATLRRGRERITSGPGGYGRRLNVKNERTGDVQSGRAGAQTGREEVQSERADDVQNVRAGVKNGRASLQRRRTDVQSGRGDVQSVRAGVQNGRAGVQRGRADVQRGRAGLERSRGGVQRGRTGVQKERAGVQRGRAGAQTVRAGVKNVRGNVQSNRTGVQSGRGDVPDRTGVVVAFETPDQEQFQYGRPGEAVFGAFSWRSPEGVLVVMHYVADAAGYRVTGGPVPEDSRGVAAGGKQVFPRAADGSIILT